DNA sequence from the Sandaracinaceae bacterium genome:
CCTCGGCCAGGGCGCGGCCCATGCGCTTGCGCGCGGCGTAGACGCTCACCCCGTTGAGCACGGCGTCCGGGCGCGCGAAGTAGACGTGCTCGAACACGCACATGCGCGGCTCGCGCGGCTTGCCCTTGAACGGGCGCAGCGTGCGCATCCCGAACTTGTCCACCACGATCATCTCGCCGGGCTCGATGTCACGCACGTACTGGGCGCCGATGAGGGTGAACGCAGGAGGCTCCGACGCCACCACCACCGCGTCGCCCAGCCGGCCCAGGCACAGCGGGCGGAAGCCGTTCGGGTCACGCACCGCGACCAGCTCCTCGGCCGACAGGAACACCAGCGAGTAGGCGCCCTGCACGCGCTGCAGGGCCTCGGCCACCCGGTCTTCCGTCTCGGACGCGCGGGAGCGCGCGATGAGGTGCACCAGCACCTCCGTGTCGCTGTCCGACGAGAAGATGCTGCCCTCGGCCTCGAGCTCGGCGCGCAGGTCCAGCCCGTTGGTGAGGTTGCCGTTGTGCGCGACCGCGATGGAGCCGTGCGCGCAGTCCACGGCCAGCGGCTGTGCGTTCTTGATGTGGCTCCCGCCGGCCGTGCTGTAGCGCACGTGGCCGATGCCGCGGTTGCCGGGCAGGCGCTCGATGACCGGGTTGGTGAACACGTCCTGCACCAACCCCATGCCGCGGTGCGCGAAGAGCTGCGCGCCGTTGCTGGTCACGATGCCGGCCGCCTCCTGCCCGCGGTGCTGCAGCGAGTGCAGCCCCAGGTACGTCAGGTTGGCGGCCTCGTCCGCGCCGAAGACGCCGAAAACGCCACATTGGTCACGGAAATGATCGTCGTCGGGGTCGTACGCCACGGGCGCTTCATAACGCCGCAAGGGCTCCAAGTCCATGCTATCCCCCGCAGCGTGTCTCCTCGCGTGCTCGCGTCCGCGCTCGCGGCCTTGATAATGCTGGGCTTCTCGGCGTCGCCAGCGCGTGCGCACCTGGGCAGCACCAAGTACCTGTACGTCGAGGTGCCAGCATCGACGGGGGCGACCGCCTCGGAGCCAGCGCCCACCCTGCAGGTCATGGCTTCCATCGAGACTGTGGACGTGGCCATGCAGCTCGGCCTGGGCGAGGAAGCCCCCGTCGGGGCCGTGCTCCAGCGGCACGACCAGATCGCCGCCTGGCTGCTTGGGGGTGTCACGCTGCGGCGTGGCGGCGTCGTGTGTCCGGGGCAGGTGGGCGCTCCGCGAGAGACCGCTCGCGACCAGCGCTCCTTCATCGACGTCGACTTGACCTTCAGGTGCGCCACGCCCGCGGGCGAGGGCGACCTGGTGCTGCGCGACGACACCGTCTTCCCCGACGACCGGCAGCACGAAGCGCTGGTGTACGTGGGGGGCGGGCGAGAGAGCGCCACGGTGCTGCGCGCGGGCCATCGCGAGCTGGTGCTGACTGGACCCCCTCCAGCGACGTGGGAGCTGGGCGGGGCGTTCCTCTGGGAGGGCATGCTGCACTTCGCGTTGGGGTACGACCACGTACTGTTCCTGCTCTCGCTGCTGCTGGGCGTCGGGCTCCTGCGTCACCCCTCGGGAGAGGCGCGCGCTCCGGTTGGACCGTCCGAGGTCAAGGCGCCTTCCCCGCACCGCGCGTCGCTCGCGCAGCTCGCCTGGCTCGTGACGGCCTTCACGGTGGGTCACAGTGTGACGCTCGCGCTCGCGGCCCTCGAGGTCGTCGTCCTGCCCAGCCAGCCGGTCGAGGTCGCGATCGCCGCGTCCATCGTCGCGGTGGCGGTACACACGGCGCTGGCGCCGCAGCGGCGCGGCGGCCTCCCGCTGGTGGCAGGAGGCTTCGGGCTCATCCATGGCTTCGGCTTCAGCTCCGTGCTGCGGGAGCTGGGCTTGCCCGCTGGCGACACGGTGCTCGCGCTCGTGGCCTTCAATGTGGGCATCGAGCTGGCACAGCTCGCGTTCGTCGCGCTGGTCCTGGGCCCGCTCTTGCGGCTCGGTCGGACACCCTGGTACGAGCCCGTCGTGGTGCGCGGCGGGTCGGTCGTCATCGCGCTGATGGCGAGCTATTGGGTGGTCGAGCGCGTGCTTGGATAGGCCGAGAGAACGGCCCCACCGAGGCAAGAGCGTAGGGCGGCGTCAGTCCAGCGGTGTGTTGGTCTGGTGGCGCAGCTCGATCAGCTCGAAGTCGAACAGCCGCGACAGCCCGTCGTCGCCGGGCACGCGGACGCGTAGGGTCGACGTGGTCGTGCTCTCGAAGTCGCGCCGGCCCTCGGGCCGGACGGGTAGCGAGAGCCGCTCCCGTGCCGAGAGGGTGTAGCTCTCCACCGTGCCGTCCATGCCGATGTTCCGTGGTCTGGCGCCGGTGACCGAGAGGCCCACGTCCAGCGCCCCGAGCCCCATTTCCACGTCGTTGAAGCGAATGTGGGCCTCGGCCGCAGCATCCTGCATGTGCAGGTTCAGCTGGAGCGAACGTCGCAGCGGTTCGTTCTCGAGCGTGACGGTCCACGAGTCGCCTGGTGCGCGGCGCGTGTCCAGCCCGTAGCGTTGGTCCTCGTCGAGGCCCAGGTACACCG
Encoded proteins:
- a CDS encoding amidophosphoribosyltransferase, producing MDLEPLRRYEAPVAYDPDDDHFRDQCGVFGVFGADEAANLTYLGLHSLQHRGQEAAGIVTSNGAQLFAHRGMGLVQDVFTNPVIERLPGNRGIGHVRYSTAGGSHIKNAQPLAVDCAHGSIAVAHNGNLTNGLDLRAELEAEGSIFSSDSDTEVLVHLIARSRASETEDRVAEALQRVQGAYSLVFLSAEELVAVRDPNGFRPLCLGRLGDAVVVASEPPAFTLIGAQYVRDIEPGEMIVVDKFGMRTLRPFKGKPREPRMCVFEHVYFARPDAVLNGVSVYAARKRMGRALAEDQPADVDVVVPVPDSGVAAALGFAEASNRPFELGLIRSHYVGRTFIEPQHSIRHFGVRLKLHPVQEILKGKRVAVIDDSIVRGTTSRKIVRMIRDAGASEVHLRISSPPTAWPCFYGIDTPTRSELIASKHSAEDIAGFVGADSVGYLSVAGLHRSVGGDPSGHGYCDACFTGSYPVEVPSPSARRQLPLVTA
- a CDS encoding HupE/UreJ family protein, with the protein product MSPRVLASALAALIMLGFSASPARAHLGSTKYLYVEVPASTGATASEPAPTLQVMASIETVDVAMQLGLGEEAPVGAVLQRHDQIAAWLLGGVTLRRGGVVCPGQVGAPRETARDQRSFIDVDLTFRCATPAGEGDLVLRDDTVFPDDRQHEALVYVGGGRESATVLRAGHRELVLTGPPPATWELGGAFLWEGMLHFALGYDHVLFLLSLLLGVGLLRHPSGEARAPVGPSEVKAPSPHRASLAQLAWLVTAFTVGHSVTLALAALEVVVLPSQPVEVAIAASIVAVAVHTALAPQRRGGLPLVAGGFGLIHGFGFSSVLRELGLPAGDTVLALVAFNVGIELAQLAFVALVLGPLLRLGRTPWYEPVVVRGGSVVIALMASYWVVERVLG